A genomic segment from Nicotiana tabacum cultivar K326 chromosome 7, ASM71507v2, whole genome shotgun sequence encodes:
- the LOC107771589 gene encoding uncharacterized protein LOC107771589, whose product MADKLALPLLLPNPPPSKSIFQDSHPHFSNSTTQPLAPFLNDLFHQQNPNTFPNFPSTSTSTSNSTQIPQSPIYPSPIPRTRRRIIGKEHDTNRGKPWYPHRLSSHGEKTLQTLIDPEFQLHNINQILLSLYTEHRLESSELDTESLSFDILGIIKGLGYYKKCDLALNVFEWARNRPDSGVLLNGSIIAVVISMLGKEGRISVASSLLHNLHKDGFGIDVYAYTSLITAFARNGRYRDAVNIYKKMEEEGCKPTLITYNVILNVYGKMGMPWNKILGVFESMKSSGVVPDAYTYNTIITCCRRGSLYEEARQIFEEMKLGGFLPDKVTYNALLDVYGRSRRPKEAMEVLREMEVHGFSPSIVTYNSLVSAYARDGLLEEAMELKAQMMDKGIKPDVFTYTTLFSGFEKAGKDESAMRIFEEMTSAGCKPNICTFNALIKMYGNRGKFTEMMKVFDDIKTSGCSPDIVTWNTLLAVFGQNGMDSEVTGVFKEMKRAGFVAERDTFNTLIGAYSRCGAFDQAMVVYRRMLDAGVNPDLSTYNAVLAALARGGLWEQSEKVLAEMKDGRCKPNELTYSSLLHAYGNGKEIDRIHALAEDIYTSEIQPHAVLLKTLVLVYSKSDLLVETERAFLELRSRGFSPDITTLNAMLSIYGRKQMVTKAAEIMNFMKDTGFTPSLTTYNSLMYMYSRSSNYEKSEQLLMEIIGKGVRPDVISYNTVIYAYCRNGRMRDASRIFTEMKDSGIVPDVITYNTFVSRYAADAMFIDAIEVVRYMIKQGCKPNDSTYNSIVDSYCKLNRRDEALAFINNLRKLNPHVSKEEETKLSERLMKK is encoded by the coding sequence ATGGCGGACAAATTAGCTCTCCCTCTTTTACTACCAAACCCTCCCCCCTCAAAATCTATCTTCCAAGACTCACACCCCCACTTCTCTAACTCCACCACTCAACCTTTAGCTCCATTCCTTAATGACCTCTTTCACCAACAAAATCCTAACACTTTTCCTAATTTCCCTTCTACTTCAACTTCCACTTCTAATTCTACTCAGATTCCTCAATCCCCAATTTACCCTTCTCCTATCCCCAGAACTCGACGGCGTATTATTGGCAAGGAGCATGATACCAACAGGGGCAAACCATGGTATCCTCATCGCCTCTCCTCTCACGGTGAGAAAACTCTTCAAACCCTAATTGACCCTGAATTTCAACTCCACAATATTAACCAAATTTTGCTTAGTTTATATACTGAGCATCGTTTAGAAAGTTCTGAATTAGATACAGAGTCATTGAGTTTTGATATTTTGGGTATTATTAAAGGTTTAGGCTACTATAAAAAATGTGACTTGGCGTTGAATGTGTTTGAATGGGCTCGAAATCGACCCGATTCTGGGGTTTTGTTAAATGGGTCTATTATTGCTGTGGTTATAAGCATGCTTGGGAAAGAGGGTAGGATTTCAGTGGCATCATCATTGCTTCATAATTTGCATAAAGATGGTTTTGGTATTGATGTTTATGCATATACTTCTTTAATTACTGCATTTGCGCGTAATGGGAGGTATAGGGACGCGGTTAACATTTACAAGAAAATGGAGGAGGAAGGTTGCAAACCTACTTTAATTACTTACAATGTGATTTTGAACGTTTATGGGAAAATGGGTATGCCTTGGAATAAGATTTTGGGTGTTTTTGAAAGTATGAAGAGCTCTGGAGTTGTTCCTGATGCTTATACTTATAATACTATTATTACTTGTTGTCGTCGGGGATCTTTGTATGAGGAAGCTAGGCAGATTTTTGAGGAGATGAAATTAGGAGGTTTTCTGCCCGATAAGGTTACGTACAACGCGTTGCTAGATGTGTATGGGAGGTCTAGGAGGCCGAAAGAAGCTATGGAGGTTTTGCGAGAGATGGAGGTGCACGGGTTTTCGCCTAGTATTGTGACGTATAATTCGTTGGTATCTGCTTATGCTAGGGATGGTTTGTTGGAGGAAGCGATGGAGCTGAAAGCCCAGATGATGGATAAAGGGATTAAGCCCGATGTGTTCACGTATACCACCTTGTTTTCTGGATTTGAGAAGGCTGGGAAGGATGAATCGGCAATGAGAATATTTGAGGAGATGACAAGTGCAGGTTGTAAACCAAACATCTGCACTTTCAATGCGCTTATTAAGATGTATGGAAACAGGGGAAAATTTACTGAAATGATGAAGGTTTTTGATGATATCAAGACGAGTGGTTGTTCCCCAGATATTGTCACTTGGAATACGCTCCTAGCTGTATTTGGGCAGAACGGAATGGATTCAGAAGTTACTGGAGTGTTCAAAGAAATGAAGAGAGCCGGATTTGTAGCTGAGCGGGACACCTTCAATACCTTAATTGGTGCTTACAGTCGTTGTGGGGCTTTTGATCAAGCTATGGTCGTTTACAGGCGAATGTTAGATGCAGGGGTCAATCCGGACCTCTCCACCTATAACGCTGTTCTAGCAGCTTTGGCTCGGGGCGGGCTGTGGGAACAGTCTGAAAAGGTACTTGCAGAAATGAAAGATGGTCGTTGTAAACCCAACGAGCTAACGTACAGTTCCTTGCTTCATGCGTATGGTAATGGGAAAGAGATTGACAGGATTCATGCTCTTGCAGAAGATATATACACTTCTGAAATCCAGCCTCATGCTGTGCTTCTGAAGACCCTTGTACTAGTTTATAGCAAAAGTGATCTTCTAGTGGAGACTGAACGAGCGTTTTTGGAGTTAAGAAGTAGAGGTTTCTCGCCAGACATAACCACCTTAAATGCCATGCTTTCAATTTATGGTCGGAAGCAAATGGTTACAAAGGCAGCTGAGATCATGAACTTCATGAAGGATACTGGTTTCACTCCTAGCTTGACAACTTACAATAGTTTGATGTACATGTACAGCCGGTCCAGCAATTATGAGAAGTCGGAACAACTACTAATGGAAATTATAGGAAAAGGAGTCAGGCCTGATGTTATTTCGTACAACACAGTGATATATGCTTATTGCAGAAACGGTCGGATGAGAGATGCCTCACGAATATTTACAGAAATGAAGGATTCTGGAATTGTTCCTGATGTGATCACATATAATACCTTTGTTTCAAGGTATGCAGCTGATGCAATGTTTATTGATGCCATTGAAGTGGTTCGTTACATGATCAAGCAAGGTTGTAAACCAAATGATAGCACATATAACTCCATTGTAGATTCATATTGTAAACTTAATAGAAGAGATGAAGCTCTAGCTTTTATTAATAACCTCCGTAAGCTTAATCCTCATGTTTCTAAAGAGGAAGAGACTAAATTATCAGAGCGATTGATGAAGAAATGa
- the LOC107771588 gene encoding putative protein phosphatase 2C 63, producing the protein MMMRSCCRPLERCFGRRNGDGLLWHMDLKPHASGDFSIAVAQANSSLEDQSQVFTSPSATYVGVYDGHGGPEASRFVNRHLFTYLHKFSKEQGGLSSDVIKRAFNATEEDFIQLVKRSLPVMPQIASVGSCCLVGAISEGELYVANLGDSRAVLGRRGFEREKNSVVAERLSTDHNVSCEKVRKEVESLHPDDQAVVVYIRGVWRIKGIIQVSRSIGDAYLKKPEFNRDPIFQRYGNLVPLKRPVLTAEPSIVTRSIRPHDLFLIFASDGLWEHLTDQVVVEIVFKNSRAGIAKRLVRAAIQEAAKKREMRYKDIQKIEKGIRRHFHDDITVIVIYLDHQRESFHSKGTLGSITAPVDVFSYNSEDAEENQVIGVF; encoded by the exons ATGATGATGCGATCTTGTTGTCGACCATTAGAGAGGTGTTTTGGGAGAAGAAACGGAGATGGACTTTTATGGCATATGGACTTAAAGCCACATGCTTCTGGTGATTTCTCAATTGCTGTAGCTCAAGCCAATTCTTCACTTGAAGACCAAAGTCAAGTTTTCACTTCTCCTTCTGCTACTTATGTTGGTGTTTATGATGGCCATGGTGGTCCTGAAGCCTCCCGTTTTGTCAATAGACACCTCTTCACTTATTTGCATA AGTTTTCGAAAGAGCAAGGGGGTTTGTCGTCTGATGTGATAAAGAGGGCATTTAATGCTACAGAAGAGGATTTTATTCAATTGGTGAAGAGATCATTGCCTGTAATGCCACAGATTGCTTCAGTTGGATCGTGTTGTTTGGTTGGTGCAATTTCTGAGGGTGAACTGTACGTGGCTAATTTAGGGGATTCGAGGGCAGTTCTTGGACGCAGAGGTTTTGAAAGGGAGAAGAATTCTGTGGTTGCAGAAAGGTTGTCGACTGATCATAATGTTTCATGTGAGAAAGTGAGGAAAGAAGTTGAATCACTTCATCCTGATGATCAGGCTGTTGTGGTTTATATTCGAGGTGTTTGGAGAATTAAAGGCATAATTCAG GTCTCAAGATCTATCGGAGATGCCTATTTGAAGAAACCTGAATTTAACAGGGATCCTATATTCCAACGATATGGAAATCTTGTACCTCTGAAGCGGCCTGTACTAACAGCTGAGCCTTCCATTGTTACAAGAAGTATCAGGCCTCATGACTTATTCCTCATATTTGCTTCCGACGGCCTCTGGGAACACTTAACTGATCAAGTAGTTGTGGAAATAGTCTTTAAAAACTCAAGAGCT GGAATAGCTAAGAGATTGGTGCGAGCAGCGATTCAGGAGGCTGCTAAGAAGAGGGAGATGAGGTACAAGGACATACAGAAGATAGAAAAGGGGATAAGGCGCCATTTCCACGATGATATAACAGTTATTGTGATCTATCTTGATCACCAGAGAGAATCTTTCCACTCCAAAGGCACTCTTGGCTCTATCACCGCACCAGTAGACGTTTTCTCATATAATTCAGAAGATGCTGAGGAGAACCAAGTGATTGGAGTTTTTTAA
- the LOC107771590 gene encoding uncharacterized protein LOC107771590, translating into MAVSLGSFSIFSTAGETASFVKSASSYSVKLASPLPAHHANLRTVRMVTFATASKPVATEPKKREPRGIMKPRRVSPEMQAFLGGIAEIPRTQALKLIWAHIKENNLQDPQNKKVIICDEKLKNIFAGKDRVGFLEIAGLISPHFLK; encoded by the exons ATGGCGGTGTCCTTGGGCTCATTCTCGATATTCTCTACCGCCggtgaaacggcgtcgtttgtgAAGTCAGCTTCGTCTTATTCCGTTAAGCTCGCTTCTCCTCTTCCTGCTCATCATGCTAATCTGCGCACTGTGCGCATGGTTACCTTCGCCACAGCTTCTAAGCCAGTGGCTACAGAGCCGAAGAAGCGTGAACCGAGGGGGATTATGAAGCCGCGTCGAGTTTCGCCGGAAATGCAGGCATTCCTTGGTGGAATTGCTGAGATTCCTCGTACTCAAGCCCTCAAGTTGATTTGGGCCCACATCAAAGAGAACAACCTTCAA GATCCTCAAAACAAGAAGGTCATAATCTGTGATGAGAAGTTGAAGAATATTTTTGCTGGAAAGGATCGTGTTGGGTTCCTTGAGATTGCTGGTTTGATTAGTCCGCACTTTCTTAAGTGA